ACAAAAAATGGGTTGGTGCTAACTCGAGAGGTATATACTGGGAtctcacatatataattattatatcatatatatatatataatatatataaatatatatatatagatgataatatatctatagttaataataatattatacatatatacatacatacatatatgtgtgtgtgtgaaaaataaaGTGCTCACAGAATCCTGCAATGTATATGAACAATCTGACCTAGCTAATCGTTCATATCTTTTAATACATAGGTACGCATAAAGTGACCTTCAAATATTTGGCAAGATGGATTTCACGGCTACTGGGCATCCTAAATACTACCCTCTCCCCTTATGGAAAATAATCCTCAGGCCCTTTCAGCACCGATGACCATCACTTTTGTGACACCAATTaggtctctcacacacacgctAATGAATACATAAAGATTCCTTTAACAGTCGTCCTATAATCGTTCTTATCATACTTATCTATTTAGACAAAAATACGTCACGGTGTTACGTCACGATTCGCAAGCTAATGCATAAAAATTCAAGACAATGCAAAAGTCAACAAACTAGACTAATTGCGTAGGATGttgtaacacatacatacacacgtatatagtgTACATTATTATCTTAACCAGAATGAGTTCAGAACACTAAGCaaaatcccgagagagagagagagagagagagagagagagagagaggagagagagagagagagagagagagaggcccctgAAAGGGTAACTATAACTCGAAGTCTAAAGAGAGCAAAGTCACTCGTATAATAACATCAGAATAAAgattaaacaaattttaaaaataaaacgaaatcacACTGGGAAGGCCACTTCACCAAGCCAAGACCGCAATCACATTTTCTAATAAATTCGCAAGTCAAAATAAACTGACAGTTGTTTATTTTCTTCGAAATCATTAATGAATTAGCCCAAAGAACGACTTACTAAAGCCACATTAACATATAAAGCTGCTCCAGAGCAACGCATTTAACATACGAATCCCCGGTTGCTATAAATACGACAGTTTTGTGTCgtgaggataagaagaagaagaaaagaaatgaaagaaaaaacatggTAACCTTGCATGATGAACCAGCCAGTCTGAATAGCGTGTCATTGCATGGATGTCGAGAAGCATgactattacatttatatataatattttggacGAAATTTCCTCACCAACGGATCGAATTTACACCGTAAAAGACCCCCGATCACTTTAATATTAAGAACATTGCTTGAAACTGCGTCGTCCACGTTTCTTAAAGAAcattttcgcctttttttttctctctctctctcttttataaacgCCATTTATCGCTCGCGACATAGCAAAGCGAACGCGGAAAACGGTAGCCAAATAATGACATAACACTCCTATATTAAAACGACACCTCGGGAATGGCTCGTATGATCAACGtacctaaaaaaaattctgaataatctGATGTATGTTGCGAAGGGGATGACACACATCCACTCTGCCCTGTTGCACCACTACTACCCCGAGAGACTTGGGCTGGGCGACGATCGCGCCAGTTGCCATCGCTCGCCCGTCCTTCGTCCAGAAGAATTACCCAtcgatttttttcccctcttattttttttaaacctcctcctgtcttttttttctacgtGACACCCTCTTATATGTCGATTTATCGACGACGATTCTACCGGGAATGTCACCACGTCCGCCATTTAAGCGAGGAGACGCCGCTACAAGAAGCCTTATCAATCCCCCCTTGCTTGCTGACTTTAATTATCGTGACAAGGCAACTGCAACTATCTCTGCGCGCCGTATTTTGCGATCGGTTTGCGATAAATAATGGTAAATGTTGCATTTCCGCGGGAGTCGCGTTTTCACAGTCATTATCAAATGGAATAAACCAAATCCCGTATTGGAACAAACACGTTTTGACGGTTTTTCCCGGATAATGACGAGCGCAACATCCAAAATCGCCGCATCCAAGCAGACCGACGAATTATGAAAACGGACGCAAGCGACTAGAATGATTCCGTTCACGGAAGCCGTAACATAGCATGCAGGAACAAAATTCTTCTTCGTCCCGGGATTATTTTCGTTTCTTATCgcgtcttaataatattgcaccGATCTGCCGccagttttttattattcttttttttaaacgctCGTTACACTTCACTCCGCTGACGGAATACATGCTTCTCCACGCCGCCGAAGGCTGGAATTCTGTCTACCCAGAGCCCCTTCGGAGCGAAGTAGACCGATGGAGAAAAAGCTAATTACCACTACTTTCAGTCACCCGATATTGCAAAAACCGATCGAATTTCGTAAGCctcgacgacgacgatgatgatgatgatgatgtgtgtgtgtggctccctcgggaaggagaaggagaagaagaagaaggaggagtaggaggaggggggattgcaacgaaggaaaaaaaaaaaaaaaaaaactgctctttCAGAGTATCCTTAAGAACGAGTTTAGTCTAATCCTAATCGCCCGTCCGAACAAACCACTTCAGAGCTTCAGGGACACATCATGATGCACACGTCGGTCTAGGGAAAATACTCTTCGTACGCTGACGGGAATTCCTAAGTGATTTATATAGAAGCAACAGCTTGCTCATGGCATAGCTAACTTATAGTAGGTTTTGTGAACTTTGCCTGTCATTTAAAACAAggttgaggggagggggggacgaGATAAGATAAGAAGCAATATGTGAGGTTTGGTTATTCATCCCTCCCTACCAAACATAAAGACACATATAGCATTATGTAGTACGTTGCCAGAGGGGAGgaaagaagagacgagagagagagagagagagagagagagagagagagagcaggaaggaAATCACTCTTATTAATTGCACAGACTGGTATGACGACGATTACAGTGTTGGACTTATCATGACTCAAGACCacgtggtcatatatatatatatatatatatatatatatatatatgagagagagagagagagagagagagagagagagagagagagagagagagagagagagagagagagctcccacgTGGTCCAAAGTCCAGTTGTAGGTGCAGTGCTTGTGGCTTGGATATTTTTGTGTTGGTGTTTTCAGTATAGCTACTACTTTGTGAAATTAGTTTTTCACTTATCTACCCTTGTGCTATATACATATCAAATTTACTTACTTAGAAAAAGTCACACCACACGCCCTCCATAAGTCATATCATGTAGTGCATTTGAGTAATAAAAAGCAGGCGCttatttcgcttactcgggaagtaagcctacaaactactttgttgtttttgtttttatgggggttaggaaaggtctatgcaaaagcctaaaaaggtctgataaaGGTTTTTCGAACTGAGTTCTAGACACAGGGATTTTAAGATAGGATACATGTAGGatgtttgtaatatatttattagaatgaaaatgtaaaaaaaaaaataacgtccatgttaaacaatacagaacaattatttctcataaaatatagcgtactaatcttaattttcgttggtgaaacaacattttctttgaccgtagattttagcacgcgggcCGAGTGagttggaggtcagatcacgccttgttcagttTATCGATCATATTACAAAGTTGATCTCAAATAGAGTTGGCAcaatattatatctttattaatgAACTGAGCTcctggtatatatgtatagttacatTTTGTGACGCTTTTACGATATTCTGCAATGGTATACAAGCAAGGCAAGTTAAACAAACTAAAAGTCACTGTATATGACTTAAGTATGTCTACAAGCTAAAAAATACTGATAAGATTATATCTGTGCTCTCCAAGTACCTgaaaaacttatattttcaaGCCATTATATAAGTATTCCAAGCCATTATATAAGTAAGTTGAATCCAACGGATTCATGCATATAGGAAGCTacatactacagtagattcacaccaaccatgcgtctgatgtctaggcccgttccttacgactctcctgattggctgtactataaagtaaataagaaaacGTTGCTCATTAGCAGATCTCGTAGTACAGATTCTCCACCcacatcctccccttcaggtggatggcatttcgctgaatgagtctgaagctttttCACTATTCCAGGCATCCTTGTttaggggttaattacagttgtccgaataaatattacttaaaattcttgttcaggaggtaaaactgcagagaaaatcggccaatcatatgaaggtccgaataagcctggataaaggtccgaatgagccagtacatggtccgagtcagccaaggtccgaataagcctgttcccatTGCGGACAGTCATCTAACTTTTGAAAAACATATGACGATTGTTTCTGCATATGCCGCACGAACAAGTTAAGtatattgttcgtaaggcctcaaAAATTTTATATGAGATAAAATCGGTGCCTGTCTGGGTACTTCTGCTTCCTCTAGAGTCTAGAACACAGTTCTCCAGTGTAGCTAGATGTCAGCTTCTGCCACAGATTTATCTCGTTTTAGATGGAGTGGTTCGAGGTGGTAGATTCCTCTCTGGATTTGTCACTTTTCcataagttatattttattacgagatctttcacattcacaattgatgcCTGATTCCTTTATCTACGGAGAGGAACCGGATTCGCAGAACAGCtgaagcaccaatatgcagtactAAATGTTTAGCCTAGCTGTCGAACTtcaagttccagaggtcctttattcgtTAATTGGACAGTGCAACAGCCTTCTACGTAGAACTGCGATAATTGGAACTAAACAAGTTGAAGCGAAGATGCAAATgcattctccttgcatttcaataagtttgaattccaagtcaatggtccccctagatgggcttgttccatatgaataggtttcatcatcagaataagaataataattccgCTCACGGTGTATGCGTAACTTAATCGCCTCAGTATTAAGGTTTTAATTTACCTGGAAAAACTGCAGAACTCCTAAAAGCATTGAACAATACAGACCATCATCACCTATTGCATCAATGTAAGCCTGTTCATTGTAAATGATGACACGCGTAACTTTAATGCAACACCTTAGGTTGCTCTGATCTAATGAGAGTAATAAACCATAAGGTTTTTATTTACCTTGATAAATTTATTTACCTGGATAAACTGCATAACTTCTAAACGCATTGAACAATACAGAGGCCATCTTCACCTATTGCATCAATCCAAGCGTATTTACGTAAGTGATGACACTCGTAACTTTAATACATTACCCTAAGTTGCTCTGATCTCCAAACGATGTGACTAATAACTTTAATACTTTACCTTAAGTTGCTCTTATCTCCTGGGAGTAATAAGCCATCATCCTGGGATGTATGAGCGCACGTAAACGACCAGGTATACGCTTAATGAAGAAATTAGATAAGCACGTAATCAAGAAATTCGTACAACATTACTTACGATTACGTAATGCTCCCGTGATATCCCACACAGGCTGAGAATCATGGACGCTCGAGTCTGCGGGCGGAAACGGAGACCGGGCGACGTAACGGGATTTCGTAACCTGAAAAGGTGAGTTTTAACGCTGAAATTAATATACATTAGCttaaattattaatttagttGCCGTTTATTTACTTTAATGGCCGAATTGATAAAATTCCACCAAGCGGACGAAACCAGCCAGCCAATTAGAATCGGGGAAAGGAAGCGTCTAGGGGAAATCCTGGCGCGTGATTGGTCGGAGAGTTGCCACACGCCGCCTATACGGCGGGTGACGTTCGTGAATAGGGGAGTGGTTCATTCAGTGTCGCTTTACGTTCCTTGCGTAGCAGACGGTTCCCCTTGAGAGGTGCCCCTGCTCCTCCTCCCTCACCTCCGCCGTTCGTTGTTTTGATCCTGGCTAAGCCGACGACGACTAAGACGAGCCTGTCCTTGATTGATAAGTGTGACATAGAAGGATAtatagttttttcaaaaaatgaataTGGACAACAGGAGCGGAGGCATCCTGGGGCTAGTCAGACCATCCTACGGCGCTTCAGACCCCGGGATGAATGTTCCACGTGAGGAATTATACATAAGGCCCCTAAAGTAGTGGTTTTGGTTCTCGTTTCCCCCTCCCGTTGTTGACAATTACTACGTGTGCGTAGTTTCCTcgcccctcccccaaccccctctgcGTAGTCTATAGTAGTTTCCCTAGTTGCTTATGTCATCTTTACCTTGTATAGTTTTGTTCCCCCCATGTTGACAATTTACGTGTGCGTagtttcctccccctccccccaccttccTTTACGAAGTGTGTGTAGTAATTTCCCCAATTGGTAGATTTTGTGCCCAGTTTGGTCTTATTTTGGTCATATTTATGTCAAGAACATGTCAGTCATAGTACCTTCATTCTCTTAAAGATGTCTGTGGATCTCCAACCTGTGGTCCTACCAATATAGGGGTAGCCTAATTTCCCGAGTGACAAGACCTCTACCAGGAGGAAGAGACCTTAATTTTCGGGGGGTCGTGGGAGCGAAAAACAGATACGGGTtaattatatgaattaatatGGGTATTTCTACATAAgcattccgcacggactgcaaggaacataaccgcggatacgacatccactaggcgTAGATCTAGGGAGGGTACTTATCCGTGGcgacctagactatggcagtggcgggttttctatgcagttttacctactgaacaagaattttaagtaatatttattcggacgactgtaattaacccccaggggccagtgctaaacacggctaaatacattggatgccccaatcccaaGTGGAtatcgtatccgcggttacgttccttgtagTCTGTGCGGacagcttctgtagaaataccccatagggattggggcgtccaatgtatttcgccgtgtttaatactggcccctgggggttaattacagtcgtccgaataaatattactttaaattcttgttcagtaggtaaaactgcatagaaaaaccgcaactgccatagtctaggctgccgcggataagtaccctagatctacctcaATATgtacatgaatatgtaaaaagttCGAGGTGTAGGCCAAGCAGCAATAAAATGCAAAGTATTAGAGTTGTAATTCACATTGTAGTAACTAAGATAACGGCTTACGCTAAGGTAATCTGAGGCCTAGACCTGTCATAAAACATTAAGAGCAAAGCCGTTGCAAAGCCAGTTAAGGCGTTGCATCCTAACCTTTATCTTTGCAATCGTAGGCCAGCACACACAACAAGCAGCAGGTGTTACATAACTGGTAATAGGTGAAGTGGCCAAGCGGCGACATAGTGGCCACCTCTTCAAAAAATTACTTGAATTTGCTGCCTTGAGCATCAGCCAAGTGTTGTCGCATCATGGCAAGCACAATATGACCTCTACTCTTGAAGTAAGTTTTCTCTTAAATTAGAAGTAATGGCATAATTAAAGTGCTTTATCGGTTAGTGGCAGTGTTCCAGGAGAGGTGGCGACATACCAGTGTTCCAGGAGAGGTGGCCACTATGTCGCCTCTCGGTCATTTACCGTAGGCCAAGGAATGGAGTCCCATGCCTAGGCTTTCATCTAAACTCAGTCGGTCGTCCTAACCATGCCTGACTGGTAGACTTTTCCTTTAGGGATCTTTAATCCTTTAAATCATGATCCTAATGTATCGTAGCTCTTATGGAAAGATGTATACTAAGATTGACAAACACTTGTCTGATGAACATCTGTTGCAAGTGGGCTGCATGACTAAAACATAATCCAAAATTAAAGTAAGGCATTCTAAATGCAAATATAACTTGAAATGTgatatgtctttatttatttataagcagTCTATTTTCCCCatgtatactgaaaaaaaaaaaagcctgtacAATATCCTAACCATCATTAAACAGTTTTAACCTTCTTTTAGTAAAATATAGTAGGGTAAATGACCAAGCGGTGACAGAGAGGCCACCGATCCCTAATGcagccaccttcccgaaaaagtagtTTAATTCACTACCATGAGCACatgtcaagagttgtggcctatCCAGGCAGCACATCAAGACCTCTACGCTCGCGTTTCGAGAGAGGTGGCCACGGTGTCGCCGTTCAGTCATTTACCCTACTGCATTACTTCCCAAAAGGCTATTGTAGGCTACAGTTATAGACTATATATTCAAATTAGTAGTTTTTAATTGTACTTTACTGTAAATGTCAGCTAACCTTAGGCATGgcccaaggattttttttttttttttttttttgccttggtaGCAGAATAGCTTAGCCTATTTTACTTAGTAGCAGAATAGCTTTGCTTATTAATGTTTTCTGGGCCTGTATTCAGAAAGTAACACTGTCTAGGCTGAAGAATATTATCTGGAATAGGTATGGGCTTTGTTAATTTCGGTATCAAAATATTGGCCGGTGCTACGCGATTCAGATGTCAGGATACACGCTAAATATTTGGCACTTGGGTAACTTAAGACCCCAAACATTgcaaattaaagaataaagacaTGAATGGGGTTTTGGGTGGGTTATAACCTGCCGAGTGTTTTATCAAGTGACAACAACCGGCTTCTAGGGAGAGAGTGCAGCAGCACAACCTTATCTGTAGGCATTCGGGTAACTGAGGACCCCTAACCTAGCAAAGTAAAGAAACACATGAATGGGATTTTGGGCGGGTTATGGCCTGCCGACTGGATTTTAAAGTGACAACGACGGGCTTCTAGACAGAGTGCAGCAGCACAACCTGTTCTGTAGGTTTTCAAGAGAGGACTGATGCAATGGACCCGAGATGGGTTAATGTGCTCTCCTGCACTTGTACCTCTGTGAATACCATTAGATTCTTTCTTTACATCCTACCTTACAACAGACATTTGTCTCTCAGTCATTGAAGGGCATTGATTCACGTTAGCAGCTGCTGTATTGAGGTATACTGTCGTAGATATTTTGTCTAACATGAATATTAAGGAGGCCATCAGATTCCAGTTAATAGTTTTAAGTCTCCAAATTAACCCTCGGGGTGGAATTTGGATATGGTGCGCAAGTATTTACGCATGCCCCCATTTGAGCCCTTGAGCTCATATGACCTCCCTTATGGATTTTGACAGTGAAGACAGTTTCTCTTAACCTCATCTCGACCCCTTTTCAGGGTCAAGAGTGATTTTGTCTCGTCCTCTGCTTTAATCTTTTGTGATCCCCATTTTGTCCAGTTTGGGAAGAAACTTCCCTATATTCAGTCAGAGCGCTCTCAATGGGGAAATTTAGCAGAATGCCAACCACCTTTTTTGTGGCCTTGGGTAATGAATTACTTTATCAAAGGATGGTATGTCTTGTTTTTCCAAGGCTCTGGTCAGAGAAGATCACACAAGTCTAGACTCGACACACTTACCATCAGCGTATAGTAAATTCCATGATGTGCGAGTGGTggtgacctttttatttttttttttattttgccggtGTGGCCTGGTGAAGGCATAACTGTACATATTTGCCTTGCACTGTCTGCAAGATGTGGAAATCCAATATGAATTGTGCAGAGCTCTTTTGCTCCTTATTATGGCAGGGGAACTCCTCTCCTGAACAATTATGATAGCTGTACTGTAACATTTCCTATTTAGTTAGCAAATTGTTGAATTTTTGGGGATTATGAAAGTACCCATGTTGTATTAGGCGAGAGCCCTCATTCTTTTACCATTATATTGCTCTGGTAGCCTAGGCACAAGGCCATGTGTCCCACTTGCATTGGAGTGTGAGTGTTGTCCCCAGCAGGGAACCTTCAGCATTGTCCGGAGGTCTTGCAACCTAATGAATTAGTCCTCGCTTGGCAGCAGTACTACCAGCAGATGGGTGCTAAACATATTTAAGTAGCATCTTGTTCCTGGTGGAATTTTATGGTTTTCTTTGGGTTGTTAAATGTCCTTGCACCTTTCTCACCGCCTTAGTTCAGTGCGGCAATAAGCCATCATAATATGGAGGCAAGATTAATTTCAAagagatatttttaataaaatttaattttttatatctccCCACTCATGTAGGCAGAAGGAATAATTGAATCGCAAACTATGAATGTTCAATCCATCTGGAAGGGATGTGTGAATCGATGATTCAAAGTaaatcaacctttttttttttttttttttttttttttttcccgtcctCCTGTTTAATACGGCACTACAGCTGTCATAATAGAGAGGgaagtatttgaaaaataaatgtcattatgaaaattttgttttagcCAAATGGTCACATGTTAACAGAATCTCCTTCAGGGAAATGTGCCAGTCAGCAATGTAGTTGTTGTTACATTATCAGTGGTGTCTGTGAacacccaaaatccctctgtggatgatgacaggttcactttattttccattccatcactgactgactgtGTGGGTGGCGATGCTCAAgtgcttttgttgtgccctgttccgggccctgcgttgctatcttgaAAGGACTAGGCACCTTAGACCAGActgctgcagactttttgttagcacaggccatgcaaagaaagaggtgtctaagaatactatctctttttggatacgggaggctatcagacaggcatacttgactcttgatgattagaccaccacgtctgtgcaggctagagcgcatgaatGTTAGGGGTATTGTTCCCTCTCTGGTTTTCAAAAAGAACTttgctgtacatagagtgctgggtgctggtacttggttacaccagtccaCTTTCACCTCctcctatcttaaggatgttgcccacagatctgcggacatggtttccctgggtcctgtggtggctgccctacaggttgtgtaactcatggttgaccttaacagggcacctttgtatcttacctaagatgaatgtgtggatgagagaatggtGAGTTGGCTGGTCTTCTTTCTCTTgtgcctttccttcttccttcgggcggtttaaggaatagaaCATCactcgctggactggtctgatacaggtgagtaaggtagtcgtACTGATAGTGTGGTAGTGTACtatacaaatatcttacccgctatttggtagcatatgctccactccttgggaggggttgggagtaatacaaaccctggtgtccTTTTTTGTTATTGGACGGTCAAAGTTTCTCTTGGGTTctctatacaatggttatcccatatatcattgtacgtcactcagggtctaagtggttagatatcaatttatctagcttctcaatgggcttcagtccctctccaaaaaccattccttttgagagctggactggtgggtagtcCCCCAGCCAGTccaggatgtcttatacctctctccaagtatgagtcttatcctattgttaagaccgaaggtttgtttgcgtatgaacaaatgacaaattttctaggacaatttgtatttttcacagctgcaaacctgaggtcttaacattatactggccgcctctagccgcccctctgtatgttgagacatcctgagttgggaagaCTGATGCGTGATAataggtgaatggtcttcgaccatccttcaccTGATCTACGAGTGCGttaccagatatcacaagattaattgctttcatctgttttttaaccagatccaactaggcgctagaaattatcctattgttaagacctaaggtttttagctatgaaaaatacaaattgtcttagaaaatgtgTCATATTTGGTATAGCCTGGGAATGACTACTTTGAACTCTGTTGGTTCTAAATGACTAAGTTTGATGTTATGGTGGTACTAAATGACTTTTAAGTTTGATGTTAAAGAATCTTGTCAGTAGGTATATTTAGTAGATTACTGTTTGCAATTTTAGTTGTTACCCAAATGCAGTTAAATGCCCTATATATTATAGGGGTATTGTCTGGCACACTTGTTTTCAAAAGATTATCTGAACTTACTTTGTATGTTGGTTTTAAAGACTACATGCTCTACCCTCATGTCATGTACTGAACATGACTGTGTTGATAtgtcttgtttttatattttttctagccATTCAGTGTATCAAGTTATGTAATTCAAACTGTCCAAGGGTCAATTTTACCTGAATTCAAACAATTTTCATGTACTAAAATTGGAGTTTTATTTCAGTAACATCTAGTCCTGGAATGTCACAACTCTCTCCATACCTGAACTTTGATCCTGCTTATCTACAAACTAGTCAACCAGAGTTTATATCCTTAGAGGGAGCGTCACAGAAACGAGGAAGATTTGAATTAGCATTTTCACAAATAGGAGGTAAAGTTTAATTGTTCTGTGTTTACTATGTGGCTATGTTTTTGACATtgatataaaatttaattaaactgGTGGTTAGCAACTTGCAGATTACCTTCTTGTCGTGGCACCTAAATGGTCAAGGTGTTTTAGTCACAGAACatgacttaaatttttttatcactttgcaCACACGTGTATGTTGATATGCACTAAACCGTCTGTGAACCATTTTCTTGATAAAATGGCCTTTGGTATCTAAATTGAGATTGCTTGAAGCTGATCTGGGAAGTTTCAAGCATCTCGGAGAAAAAATGTATGACGAGTTATGATGATGCTAGTTATTGTATGCTGTACATTTACTCTGCTCCATGATATATTAATGGAGATTTCATTTTGGATGGTAAGTTTGCCACACTTGCAAGGCTGTTGCAAAGAAATTCAATGTACGTAGTATTTGATAACAGGAAAAGCCGTGTAGGGGGTTAgtcccatcagtgcacctcatgcggcatGGCATGTAGGCATTGTTTACTTTAGAGGTTATACAGTAGTAGATTTCTTGTTAATGCTGTTTGTGTGTTAGATTTTACATGAGAGAggatttgaaaatttattttctccATTCTTGCCATAACTATTGCCAAGTCTAGGTCTTCATCTATGTCTTTTTATCTTAATGTTTTGGGCCTTCAAACTGGTCTTCGTCGTGCTTTTTCCATATCTACATATCACAAGTGATCATCTTCAAAGAAGAAATATTTGTGCGTAATCGGTGCCTAAAGATTAAGTTTTAGGTATTACATGTCTTAAAGATTATTAAGATGGTTGAAATGTAGACACTGCAAAGTAAAGTTTAAAGTCTACCATGTATTTATTGATGGAGTTTTCATTGcagaaatatatttgtgtgtcatTATTGAAATTTGCCTTGTTTTCCTTGGAAAACATTGGTAGGTTcaataaagtaaaatgtatttttttccagGTATGTGTTTAATTGGAGCTAGTTTAGGCGGGACTCAAGGATTATATAGAGGTATTCAGGAAACGGCAGCTGCTGGACACACTGGGAAGATTAGACGTACACAGTAAGTCAAAATCATCCTCCTGTTCACATTTCATGGGCTTCGGACCCGACTTCTTTTTCTAACGTTCTTTAGTACTACTTTAAATCTTGTAACCGAGTAAACTGAATTTGCGATAAGACAGGAAAATGTTGGCGTTGTATGTCTGTCTGCGCTTCCAGtctgctctcagatcttaaaaactgttgaggctagagggctgcagatttgtatgttgatcatccactctacaatcatcaagcataccaaattgcatccctctagcctcagtagtttttattttatataaggttatatTTACCCATAATCGCACTTCTGTTACCGCTATTGGTactacaacacaggccaccactactgtggctaagagtttcatgggctgtgat
This region of Macrobrachium nipponense isolate FS-2020 chromosome 25, ASM1510439v2, whole genome shotgun sequence genomic DNA includes:
- the LOC135199466 gene encoding mitochondrial import inner membrane translocase subunit Tim23-like, with translation MNMDNRSGGILGLVRPSYGASDPGMNVPLTSSPGMSQLSPYLNFDPAYLQTSQPEFISLEGASQKRGRFELAFSQIGGMCLIGASLGGTQGLYRGIQETAAAGHTGKIRRTQLINYIMKRGSASANMLGVVAFMYSGLGCLLYYARGSHEDELNTIGAGTLTGLLYKSTAGLRKCAVGGVIGLALSAAFVAFSSRDKLKEQYGSRYNY